A DNA window from Porites lutea chromosome 6, jaPorLute2.1, whole genome shotgun sequence contains the following coding sequences:
- the LOC140941379 gene encoding PHD finger protein 21A-like isoform X5 — translation MELEKLRAQLKSQLQQHQENTIKSPLGDNNSSNITSLEGKESTFSVNKPLIKLEPSTKMELPIKTEPMDVKPVKLVQPQKPLPIQLPRIKPKPPPVVIVSSQHGNIEFSGQSVSPVHMGSAVFTTVKSVQSQVGNPIRVPTHYQPNNKARPGAIRYSGRPFTSHHLQPILPRPAIENKFTPPQNFNKQPEKPLEPKKMEFMAALGLITPQTLIELQLKRQERKRRSNCISPQNALEIDPEPKRIKKITMLPVKRGRGRPPKFSSSSAPNSPNPSSPVPNGYTENGKHKKFKYKRFITGDSPADEDDNHDEVCEICRESGELLLCDTCNLVYHMSCLDPPLTAVPPGMWLCPKCKEKVKDDEPMPWPGTLAVVHSYLAHKTAKEEEKNKLLKRSEELKAERVELEAKAKELSNAIMEQMQAKSELSASNKSAQNSVDRLIKFIELVQSL, via the exons ATGGAGTTGGAAAAATTGCGAGCGCAGTTGAAAAGCCAACTTCAACAACATCAG gaaaataCTATTAAGTCACCACTTGGTGACAACAACTCAAGTAACATCACATCCCTTGAGGGCAAAGAATCCACATTTTCAGTGAATAAGCCTCTCATCAAGTTAGAACCTTCAACAAAAATGGAACTTCCAATAAAAACTGAACCCATGGATGTTAAACCAGTTAAACTGGTCCAACCGCAGAAGCCACTTCCAATCCAACTTCCACGAATTAAACCCAAGCCTCCTCCAGTTGTGATTGTATCCTCGCAG CATGGAAATATTGAGTTCTCTGGTCAAAGTGTGTCACCAGTGCATATGGGTTCAGCAGTGTTCACTACTGTAAAGTCAGTTCAGTCGCAGGTTGGAAACCCAATCAGAGTACCTACTCACTACCAGCCGAATAATAAAGCCAGACCTGGTGCTATTAGGTATAGCGGAAGACCTTTTACTTCACATCATCTTCAACCAATTCTTCCTCGTCCTGCCATAGAAAACAAATTTACTCCACCACAGAATTTCAACAAACAACCTGAAAAGCCGCTTGAACCTAAG AAAATGGAATTCATGGCCGCTTTAGGACTTATAACGCCACAGACACTTATTG AACTTCAACTGAAgaggcaagaaagaaaaagaagaagtaatTGTATTTCTCCACAAAATGCACTGGAAATTGACCCAGAG CCTAagagaataaagaaaataacaatgTTACCAGTAAAGAGAGGCCGAGGACGCCCACCTAAGTTCAGTAGTAGCAGTGCTCCCAACTCCCCCAATCCATCGTCTCCTGTTCCTAATGGATACACAGAAAATGGCAAACATAAGAAATTCAAGTATAAACGATTCATCACTGGAGATTCTCCTGCTGATGAG GATGATAATCATGATGAAGTATGTGAGATATGCAGGGAAAGTGGAGAGCTGCTCCTCTGTGACACTTGTAATTTGGTTTATCACATGAGCTGTCTGGACCCGCCGCTCACGGCCGTGCCTCCTGGCATGTGGCTTTGTCCTAAATGCAAG GAGAAAGTAAAAGACGATGAACCAATGCCGTGGCCTGGAACTTTAGCCGTGGTACATTCATACTTGGCTCACAAGACAG caaaagaagaggaaaaaaacaaacttctcaAAAGAAGTGAAGAATTAAAAGCCGAAAGAGTGGAGTTAGAAGCCAAAGCGAAAGAACTCAGTAATGCAATAATG gaaCAGATGCAAGCCAAGAGCGAGCTTTCTGCCAGCAACAAATCCGCACAGAATTCTGTTGATAGATTAATCAAATTTATTGAGCTGGTACAGAGTTTATGA
- the LOC140940357 gene encoding nuclear pore complex protein Nup50-like, with protein sequence MAKRVAERELTQENWDQEDEEEEAGHFRVASSEDLSKRKIIKAKRRVPVNPDKQGGGIFQGFSGFAGLNSNTKGLGSSSLTFKPLTGISSLSSSSSNMFSSATSTSTNTTPSLSFGNSNNQNGFKAISTENSQAVKEFSSSYNDNIKALNESVSSWIQKHIKLNPYVDLTPIFNDYKEHMKNIDQKFSGTGKQTDTLAAKEVVTMSNPSPAVTSSLTQPVTTTPSLFTAPSQPPHTSEENKSDANNSETQSTGQEAVAGTSGEETNEDEVPKPRSVVVAEEGAFHSIKCKMFFKRDSSWSELGIGMLNLKKLEGKTQVLVRNDTTLGKILLNIYLAESTPITRSGKNNVILMCVPNPPLYSKPSEGDNSKPATYLIRVKTAEDADELFSQLNKSKTTSN encoded by the exons ATGGCGAAGAGAGTTGCAGAGAGAGAGCTAACGCAAGAAAACTGGGATCaggaagacgaagaagaagag GCCGGACATTTCAGGGTCGCATCCAGTGAAGATTTAAGCAAAAGAAA GATTATCAAGGCTAAAAGAAGAGTACCGGTAAACCCAGATAAACAG GGTGGTGGCATTTTTCAAggcttctcaggatttgctggCTTGAACAGCAACACCAAAGGTCTTGGCTCCAGCTCTCTCACCTTCAAGCCTTTAACTGGAATATCAAGTCTGTCTTCAAGCTCATCAAATATGTTCAGCAGTGCAACATCTACATCTACTAATACCACACCTAGCCTTTCCTTTGGCAATAGTAACAATCAAAATGGATTCAAAGCTATCTCTACAGAAAACTCACAAGCAGTTAAAGAATTTAGCAGTTCTTATAATGACAACATCAAGGCTTTAAATGAAAGTGTTTCTTCATGGATCCAGAAACATATAAAATTGAACCCGTATGTGGACTTAACACCAATATTTAATGACTATAAGGAACACATGAAGAACATTGACCAGAAATTTTCTGGAACTGGGAAGCAGACAGACACCCTTGCAGCAAAAGAGGTAGTTACAATGTCCAATCCATCACCTGCAGTAACAAGCTCATTAACACAACCTGTAACAACAACACCCTCGCTCTTCACTGCTCCATCTCAGCCACCACACACATCagaggaaaacaaatcagaTGCAAACAATTCAG AAACACAAAGTACTGGACAGGAAGCTGTGGCTGGAACTTCAGGAGAAGAGACTAATGAAGATGAAGTTCCCAAACCACGAAG TGTTGTAGTTGCTGAGGAAGGGGCATTTCATTCCATAAAGTGCAAGATGTTTTTCAAGCGTGATTCATcatggtctgaattgggaattGGCATGCTTAACCTGAAGAAACTGGAGGGAAAGACACAAGTGCTGGTACGAAATGACACAACACTGGGGAAGattcttttaaatatttatctGGCTGAAAGCACACCTATCACACGTTCAGGAAAGAACAACGTGATCTTGATGTGTGTTCCAAACCCTCCCTTGTATTCCAAACCCAGCGAGGGTGACAACAGCAAACCAGCAACATATTTAATTCGAGTGAAGACTGCGGAAGACGCTGATGAACTCTTTTCACAATTAAACAAGAGCAAAACCACAAGTAATTGA
- the LOC140941379 gene encoding PHD finger protein 21A-like isoform X4, with product MELEKLRAQLKSQLQQHQVLIQQIKTDPQENTIKSPLGDNNSSNITSLEGKESTFSVNKPLIKLEPSTKMELPIKTEPMDVKPVKLVQPQKPLPIQLPRIKPKPPPVVIVSSQHGNIEFSGQSVSPVHMGSAVFTTVKSVQSQVGNPIRVPTHYQPNNKARPGAIRYSGRPFTSHHLQPILPRPAIENKFTPPQNFNKQPEKPLEPKKMEFMAALGLITPQTLIELQLKRQERKRRSNCISPQNALEIDPEPKRIKKITMLPVKRGRGRPPKFSSSSAPNSPNPSSPVPNGYTENGKHKKFKYKRFITGDSPADEDDNHDEVCEICRESGELLLCDTCNLVYHMSCLDPPLTAVPPGMWLCPKCKEKVKDDEPMPWPGTLAVVHSYLAHKTAKEEEKNKLLKRSEELKAERVELEAKAKELSNAIMEQMQAKSELSASNKSAQNSVDRLIKFIELVQSL from the exons ATGGAGTTGGAAAAATTGCGAGCGCAGTTGAAAAGCCAACTTCAACAACATCAG GTTCTTATTCAACAGATCAAAACAGACCCACAG gaaaataCTATTAAGTCACCACTTGGTGACAACAACTCAAGTAACATCACATCCCTTGAGGGCAAAGAATCCACATTTTCAGTGAATAAGCCTCTCATCAAGTTAGAACCTTCAACAAAAATGGAACTTCCAATAAAAACTGAACCCATGGATGTTAAACCAGTTAAACTGGTCCAACCGCAGAAGCCACTTCCAATCCAACTTCCACGAATTAAACCCAAGCCTCCTCCAGTTGTGATTGTATCCTCGCAG CATGGAAATATTGAGTTCTCTGGTCAAAGTGTGTCACCAGTGCATATGGGTTCAGCAGTGTTCACTACTGTAAAGTCAGTTCAGTCGCAGGTTGGAAACCCAATCAGAGTACCTACTCACTACCAGCCGAATAATAAAGCCAGACCTGGTGCTATTAGGTATAGCGGAAGACCTTTTACTTCACATCATCTTCAACCAATTCTTCCTCGTCCTGCCATAGAAAACAAATTTACTCCACCACAGAATTTCAACAAACAACCTGAAAAGCCGCTTGAACCTAAG AAAATGGAATTCATGGCCGCTTTAGGACTTATAACGCCACAGACACTTATTG AACTTCAACTGAAgaggcaagaaagaaaaagaagaagtaatTGTATTTCTCCACAAAATGCACTGGAAATTGACCCAGAG CCTAagagaataaagaaaataacaatgTTACCAGTAAAGAGAGGCCGAGGACGCCCACCTAAGTTCAGTAGTAGCAGTGCTCCCAACTCCCCCAATCCATCGTCTCCTGTTCCTAATGGATACACAGAAAATGGCAAACATAAGAAATTCAAGTATAAACGATTCATCACTGGAGATTCTCCTGCTGATGAG GATGATAATCATGATGAAGTATGTGAGATATGCAGGGAAAGTGGAGAGCTGCTCCTCTGTGACACTTGTAATTTGGTTTATCACATGAGCTGTCTGGACCCGCCGCTCACGGCCGTGCCTCCTGGCATGTGGCTTTGTCCTAAATGCAAG GAGAAAGTAAAAGACGATGAACCAATGCCGTGGCCTGGAACTTTAGCCGTGGTACATTCATACTTGGCTCACAAGACAG caaaagaagaggaaaaaaacaaacttctcaAAAGAAGTGAAGAATTAAAAGCCGAAAGAGTGGAGTTAGAAGCCAAAGCGAAAGAACTCAGTAATGCAATAATG gaaCAGATGCAAGCCAAGAGCGAGCTTTCTGCCAGCAACAAATCCGCACAGAATTCTGTTGATAGATTAATCAAATTTATTGAGCTGGTACAGAGTTTATGA
- the LOC140941379 gene encoding PHD finger protein 21A-like isoform X1, whose protein sequence is MELEKLRAQLKSQLQQHQVLIQQIKTDPQNPDLQKKLQSLQAHITSLSEQQSHVVKQLRQELINKTELRTEENTIKSPLGDNNSSNITSLEGKESTFSVNKPLIKLEPSTKMELPIKTEPMDVKPVKLVQPQKPLPIQLPRIKPKPPPVVIVSSQHGNIEFSGQSVSPVHMGSAVFTTVKSVQSQVGNPIRVPTHYQPNNKARPGAIRYSGRPFTSHHLQPILPRPAIENKFTPPQNFNKQPEKPLEPKKMEFMAALGLITPQTLIELQLKRQERKRRSNCISPQNALEIDPEPKRIKKITMLPVKRGRGRPPKFSSSSAPNSPNPSSPVPNGYTENGKHKKFKYKRFITGDSPADEDDNHDEVCEICRESGELLLCDTCNLVYHMSCLDPPLTAVPPGMWLCPKCKEKVKDDEPMPWPGTLAVVHSYLAHKTAKEEEKNKLLKRSEELKAERVELEAKAKELSNAIMEQMQAKSELSASNKSAQNSVDRLIKFIELVQSL, encoded by the exons ATGGAGTTGGAAAAATTGCGAGCGCAGTTGAAAAGCCAACTTCAACAACATCAG GTTCTTATTCAACAGATCAAAACAGACCCACAG aatccagaccttcagaaaaAGTTGCAGAGTCTACAGGCACATATAACCAGCTTAAGCGAGCAGCAG AGTCATGTTGTAAAGCAGCTGAGGCAAGAACTAATCAATAAAACTGAACTCAGAACTGAG gaaaataCTATTAAGTCACCACTTGGTGACAACAACTCAAGTAACATCACATCCCTTGAGGGCAAAGAATCCACATTTTCAGTGAATAAGCCTCTCATCAAGTTAGAACCTTCAACAAAAATGGAACTTCCAATAAAAACTGAACCCATGGATGTTAAACCAGTTAAACTGGTCCAACCGCAGAAGCCACTTCCAATCCAACTTCCACGAATTAAACCCAAGCCTCCTCCAGTTGTGATTGTATCCTCGCAG CATGGAAATATTGAGTTCTCTGGTCAAAGTGTGTCACCAGTGCATATGGGTTCAGCAGTGTTCACTACTGTAAAGTCAGTTCAGTCGCAGGTTGGAAACCCAATCAGAGTACCTACTCACTACCAGCCGAATAATAAAGCCAGACCTGGTGCTATTAGGTATAGCGGAAGACCTTTTACTTCACATCATCTTCAACCAATTCTTCCTCGTCCTGCCATAGAAAACAAATTTACTCCACCACAGAATTTCAACAAACAACCTGAAAAGCCGCTTGAACCTAAG AAAATGGAATTCATGGCCGCTTTAGGACTTATAACGCCACAGACACTTATTG AACTTCAACTGAAgaggcaagaaagaaaaagaagaagtaatTGTATTTCTCCACAAAATGCACTGGAAATTGACCCAGAG CCTAagagaataaagaaaataacaatgTTACCAGTAAAGAGAGGCCGAGGACGCCCACCTAAGTTCAGTAGTAGCAGTGCTCCCAACTCCCCCAATCCATCGTCTCCTGTTCCTAATGGATACACAGAAAATGGCAAACATAAGAAATTCAAGTATAAACGATTCATCACTGGAGATTCTCCTGCTGATGAG GATGATAATCATGATGAAGTATGTGAGATATGCAGGGAAAGTGGAGAGCTGCTCCTCTGTGACACTTGTAATTTGGTTTATCACATGAGCTGTCTGGACCCGCCGCTCACGGCCGTGCCTCCTGGCATGTGGCTTTGTCCTAAATGCAAG GAGAAAGTAAAAGACGATGAACCAATGCCGTGGCCTGGAACTTTAGCCGTGGTACATTCATACTTGGCTCACAAGACAG caaaagaagaggaaaaaaacaaacttctcaAAAGAAGTGAAGAATTAAAAGCCGAAAGAGTGGAGTTAGAAGCCAAAGCGAAAGAACTCAGTAATGCAATAATG gaaCAGATGCAAGCCAAGAGCGAGCTTTCTGCCAGCAACAAATCCGCACAGAATTCTGTTGATAGATTAATCAAATTTATTGAGCTGGTACAGAGTTTATGA
- the LOC140941379 gene encoding PHD finger protein 21A-like isoform X3, translating into MELEKLRAQLKSQLQQHQSHVVKQLRQELINKTELRTEENTIKSPLGDNNSSNITSLEGKESTFSVNKPLIKLEPSTKMELPIKTEPMDVKPVKLVQPQKPLPIQLPRIKPKPPPVVIVSSQHGNIEFSGQSVSPVHMGSAVFTTVKSVQSQVGNPIRVPTHYQPNNKARPGAIRYSGRPFTSHHLQPILPRPAIENKFTPPQNFNKQPEKPLEPKKMEFMAALGLITPQTLIELQLKRQERKRRSNCISPQNALEIDPEPKRIKKITMLPVKRGRGRPPKFSSSSAPNSPNPSSPVPNGYTENGKHKKFKYKRFITGDSPADEDDNHDEVCEICRESGELLLCDTCNLVYHMSCLDPPLTAVPPGMWLCPKCKEKVKDDEPMPWPGTLAVVHSYLAHKTAKEEEKNKLLKRSEELKAERVELEAKAKELSNAIMEQMQAKSELSASNKSAQNSVDRLIKFIELVQSL; encoded by the exons ATGGAGTTGGAAAAATTGCGAGCGCAGTTGAAAAGCCAACTTCAACAACATCAG AGTCATGTTGTAAAGCAGCTGAGGCAAGAACTAATCAATAAAACTGAACTCAGAACTGAG gaaaataCTATTAAGTCACCACTTGGTGACAACAACTCAAGTAACATCACATCCCTTGAGGGCAAAGAATCCACATTTTCAGTGAATAAGCCTCTCATCAAGTTAGAACCTTCAACAAAAATGGAACTTCCAATAAAAACTGAACCCATGGATGTTAAACCAGTTAAACTGGTCCAACCGCAGAAGCCACTTCCAATCCAACTTCCACGAATTAAACCCAAGCCTCCTCCAGTTGTGATTGTATCCTCGCAG CATGGAAATATTGAGTTCTCTGGTCAAAGTGTGTCACCAGTGCATATGGGTTCAGCAGTGTTCACTACTGTAAAGTCAGTTCAGTCGCAGGTTGGAAACCCAATCAGAGTACCTACTCACTACCAGCCGAATAATAAAGCCAGACCTGGTGCTATTAGGTATAGCGGAAGACCTTTTACTTCACATCATCTTCAACCAATTCTTCCTCGTCCTGCCATAGAAAACAAATTTACTCCACCACAGAATTTCAACAAACAACCTGAAAAGCCGCTTGAACCTAAG AAAATGGAATTCATGGCCGCTTTAGGACTTATAACGCCACAGACACTTATTG AACTTCAACTGAAgaggcaagaaagaaaaagaagaagtaatTGTATTTCTCCACAAAATGCACTGGAAATTGACCCAGAG CCTAagagaataaagaaaataacaatgTTACCAGTAAAGAGAGGCCGAGGACGCCCACCTAAGTTCAGTAGTAGCAGTGCTCCCAACTCCCCCAATCCATCGTCTCCTGTTCCTAATGGATACACAGAAAATGGCAAACATAAGAAATTCAAGTATAAACGATTCATCACTGGAGATTCTCCTGCTGATGAG GATGATAATCATGATGAAGTATGTGAGATATGCAGGGAAAGTGGAGAGCTGCTCCTCTGTGACACTTGTAATTTGGTTTATCACATGAGCTGTCTGGACCCGCCGCTCACGGCCGTGCCTCCTGGCATGTGGCTTTGTCCTAAATGCAAG GAGAAAGTAAAAGACGATGAACCAATGCCGTGGCCTGGAACTTTAGCCGTGGTACATTCATACTTGGCTCACAAGACAG caaaagaagaggaaaaaaacaaacttctcaAAAGAAGTGAAGAATTAAAAGCCGAAAGAGTGGAGTTAGAAGCCAAAGCGAAAGAACTCAGTAATGCAATAATG gaaCAGATGCAAGCCAAGAGCGAGCTTTCTGCCAGCAACAAATCCGCACAGAATTCTGTTGATAGATTAATCAAATTTATTGAGCTGGTACAGAGTTTATGA
- the LOC140941379 gene encoding PHD finger protein 21A-like isoform X2: MELEKLRAQLKSQLQQHQVLIQQIKTDPQNPDLQKKLQSLQAHITSLSEQQENTIKSPLGDNNSSNITSLEGKESTFSVNKPLIKLEPSTKMELPIKTEPMDVKPVKLVQPQKPLPIQLPRIKPKPPPVVIVSSQHGNIEFSGQSVSPVHMGSAVFTTVKSVQSQVGNPIRVPTHYQPNNKARPGAIRYSGRPFTSHHLQPILPRPAIENKFTPPQNFNKQPEKPLEPKKMEFMAALGLITPQTLIELQLKRQERKRRSNCISPQNALEIDPEPKRIKKITMLPVKRGRGRPPKFSSSSAPNSPNPSSPVPNGYTENGKHKKFKYKRFITGDSPADEDDNHDEVCEICRESGELLLCDTCNLVYHMSCLDPPLTAVPPGMWLCPKCKEKVKDDEPMPWPGTLAVVHSYLAHKTAKEEEKNKLLKRSEELKAERVELEAKAKELSNAIMEQMQAKSELSASNKSAQNSVDRLIKFIELVQSL; the protein is encoded by the exons ATGGAGTTGGAAAAATTGCGAGCGCAGTTGAAAAGCCAACTTCAACAACATCAG GTTCTTATTCAACAGATCAAAACAGACCCACAG aatccagaccttcagaaaaAGTTGCAGAGTCTACAGGCACATATAACCAGCTTAAGCGAGCAGCAG gaaaataCTATTAAGTCACCACTTGGTGACAACAACTCAAGTAACATCACATCCCTTGAGGGCAAAGAATCCACATTTTCAGTGAATAAGCCTCTCATCAAGTTAGAACCTTCAACAAAAATGGAACTTCCAATAAAAACTGAACCCATGGATGTTAAACCAGTTAAACTGGTCCAACCGCAGAAGCCACTTCCAATCCAACTTCCACGAATTAAACCCAAGCCTCCTCCAGTTGTGATTGTATCCTCGCAG CATGGAAATATTGAGTTCTCTGGTCAAAGTGTGTCACCAGTGCATATGGGTTCAGCAGTGTTCACTACTGTAAAGTCAGTTCAGTCGCAGGTTGGAAACCCAATCAGAGTACCTACTCACTACCAGCCGAATAATAAAGCCAGACCTGGTGCTATTAGGTATAGCGGAAGACCTTTTACTTCACATCATCTTCAACCAATTCTTCCTCGTCCTGCCATAGAAAACAAATTTACTCCACCACAGAATTTCAACAAACAACCTGAAAAGCCGCTTGAACCTAAG AAAATGGAATTCATGGCCGCTTTAGGACTTATAACGCCACAGACACTTATTG AACTTCAACTGAAgaggcaagaaagaaaaagaagaagtaatTGTATTTCTCCACAAAATGCACTGGAAATTGACCCAGAG CCTAagagaataaagaaaataacaatgTTACCAGTAAAGAGAGGCCGAGGACGCCCACCTAAGTTCAGTAGTAGCAGTGCTCCCAACTCCCCCAATCCATCGTCTCCTGTTCCTAATGGATACACAGAAAATGGCAAACATAAGAAATTCAAGTATAAACGATTCATCACTGGAGATTCTCCTGCTGATGAG GATGATAATCATGATGAAGTATGTGAGATATGCAGGGAAAGTGGAGAGCTGCTCCTCTGTGACACTTGTAATTTGGTTTATCACATGAGCTGTCTGGACCCGCCGCTCACGGCCGTGCCTCCTGGCATGTGGCTTTGTCCTAAATGCAAG GAGAAAGTAAAAGACGATGAACCAATGCCGTGGCCTGGAACTTTAGCCGTGGTACATTCATACTTGGCTCACAAGACAG caaaagaagaggaaaaaaacaaacttctcaAAAGAAGTGAAGAATTAAAAGCCGAAAGAGTGGAGTTAGAAGCCAAAGCGAAAGAACTCAGTAATGCAATAATG gaaCAGATGCAAGCCAAGAGCGAGCTTTCTGCCAGCAACAAATCCGCACAGAATTCTGTTGATAGATTAATCAAATTTATTGAGCTGGTACAGAGTTTATGA